In one window of Sandaracinaceae bacterium DNA:
- the ccsA gene encoding cytochrome c biogenesis protein CcsA, whose translation MNAASPTPSVTKHDRLWQALWVVTLLLLPSSLYAIFVHAPVEARMGISQKIFYFHVPAAYAMYVGFATAAIGSIGYLWRRSQRFDALAVAGAEVGMLFAAMVLTSGPLWARKAWGVYWTWDPRLTTVMLASMVFAAYLALRSFGEAGEAEKRFAAGLSLLALPLLPIIHYSVQRWRGVHPTVITGRGAGLHPDMRPALVLGFLLFTGLVALLIASRARLERLREELRALHVEAARLGLTEDDR comes from the coding sequence GTGAACGCCGCCTCCCCCACGCCCTCCGTGACGAAGCACGACCGCCTCTGGCAAGCCCTGTGGGTGGTCACGCTGCTGCTCCTTCCGTCATCGCTCTACGCCATCTTCGTGCACGCGCCCGTGGAAGCGCGCATGGGCATCTCGCAGAAGATCTTCTACTTCCACGTGCCGGCCGCCTACGCCATGTACGTCGGCTTCGCCACGGCCGCCATCGGGAGCATCGGCTACCTGTGGCGCCGCAGCCAGCGCTTCGACGCCCTGGCCGTGGCCGGCGCCGAGGTGGGCATGCTGTTCGCGGCGATGGTGCTCACCAGCGGGCCGCTCTGGGCGCGCAAGGCTTGGGGCGTGTACTGGACCTGGGACCCGCGCCTGACCACGGTCATGCTGGCCTCGATGGTGTTCGCCGCCTACCTCGCGCTGCGCAGCTTCGGTGAGGCGGGTGAGGCCGAGAAGCGCTTCGCCGCGGGTCTGTCCCTGCTGGCCCTGCCGCTGCTGCCCATCATTCACTACAGCGTGCAGCGCTGGCGGGGCGTCCACCCCACAGTCATCACGGGCCGCGGCGCCGGGCTGCACCCGGACATGCGCCCCGCGCTGGTGCTGGGCTTCCTGCTGTTCACGGGCCTGGTGGCCCTGCTGATCGCCTCGCGCGCTCGCCTCGAGCGCCTGCGCGAGGAGCTCCGCGCCCTGCACGTAGAGGCCGCCCGTCTGGGCCTGACCGAGGACGACCGATGA
- a CDS encoding decaprenyl-phosphate phosphoribosyltransferase, with protein MLLGLLRTMRPHQWVKNLFVVAPIFFARELFDTQRAYLTAAAFGLFCMISSSVYVLNDLADLEADRAHPVKCKRPLASGRVSPRAAQLTGVGLMVFGLVGALLIGLPFAATLLAYLVLNVAYTFKLKRVAYLDVLCIASGFELRVIAGTLAARVPPTTYLLVVTFLLAAFLAFGKRMHELAQGDGAVKQRAVLQRYQPRTVIALLYVTALSTVAVYTMYTLDPATAQHFGTTRLIFSVPFTLFGVLRFLRLVSNRGDADSPTEQMLRDIPFLVNLALWAVAVTAILYFG; from the coding sequence GTGTTGCTAGGGCTCCTGCGAACCATGCGCCCACATCAGTGGGTCAAGAACCTCTTCGTGGTGGCGCCCATCTTCTTTGCGCGCGAGCTGTTCGACACGCAGCGCGCGTACCTGACCGCGGCCGCGTTCGGGCTGTTCTGCATGATCTCGAGCAGCGTCTACGTGCTCAACGACCTGGCCGACCTCGAGGCCGACCGGGCGCACCCCGTGAAGTGCAAGCGCCCCTTGGCCAGCGGGCGCGTCTCCCCGCGCGCGGCCCAGCTCACCGGGGTGGGGCTGATGGTCTTCGGTCTGGTGGGCGCCCTCCTCATCGGGCTGCCGTTCGCTGCCACGCTGCTGGCCTACCTGGTCCTGAACGTGGCCTACACGTTCAAGCTCAAGCGCGTGGCCTACCTGGACGTGCTCTGCATCGCCAGCGGCTTCGAGCTGCGCGTCATCGCGGGCACGCTCGCGGCGCGCGTGCCCCCCACCACGTACCTCTTGGTGGTCACGTTCCTGCTGGCGGCGTTCCTCGCGTTCGGCAAGCGCATGCACGAGCTCGCCCAGGGCGACGGCGCCGTCAAGCAGCGCGCCGTGCTGCAGCGCTACCAGCCCCGCACCGTCATCGCGCTGCTGTACGTCACCGCGCTCTCCACCGTCGCGGTCTACACCATGTACACGCTCGACCCGGCCACCGCGCAGCACTTCGGCACCACGCGCCTGATCTTCAGCGTGCCCTTCACGCTCTTCGGCGTGCTGCGCTTCCTGCGCCTGGTGAGCAACCGCGGCGACGCCGACAGCCCCACCGAACAGATGCTGCGCGACATCCCCTTCCTGGTGAACCTCGCCCTGTGGGCCGTGGCGGTCACGGCCATCCTGTACTTCGGGTGA